One Campylobacter sputorum subsp. sputorum DNA segment encodes these proteins:
- a CDS encoding potassium channel family protein, protein MKNLSYGVIGLGKFGSVVANELLLQGKSVVIADKDEEVLKKLQDLASHTYILDSTNITALKEAGFSSINMVIVSIGANIENSILTLMALKDIGVKNIIAKASTPIHGQILSKLGATKVIYPEKESAKRLVKEFLIHPEFEIFDLSANTLRVVKIAITQKQNAQTIKSIAKNMKTLAYKKEGKEWEIFPDENLDVFVGDNVILFGGIQEFAKFIDEI, encoded by the coding sequence ATGAAAAATTTGTCTTATGGTGTGATAGGACTTGGGAAATTTGGTTCTGTTGTTGCAAATGAACTTTTATTGCAAGGAAAATCAGTTGTTATAGCCGATAAAGATGAAGAAGTTTTAAAAAAATTACAAGATTTAGCAAGCCATACTTATATACTTGATTCTACAAATATAACTGCTTTAAAAGAAGCTGGTTTTTCTAGTATAAATATGGTTATAGTAAGCATTGGTGCAAATATAGAAAACAGCATACTAACACTAATGGCATTAAAAGATATAGGCGTAAAAAATATAATAGCAAAAGCAAGCACGCCCATACATGGTCAAATTTTATCAAAGCTTGGTGCGACAAAAGTAATATATCCAGAAAAAGAAAGTGCCAAAAGGCTTGTAAAAGAGTTTTTAATACACCCAGAATTTGAAATATTTGATTTATCTGCGAACACACTTAGAGTTGTAAAAATTGCAATAACACAAAAACAAAATGCACAAACAATAAAATCAATAGCAAAAAATATGAAAACACTTGCATACAAAAAAGAAGGTAAAGAGTGGGAAATTTTTCCTGATGAAAATTTAGATGTTTTTGTAGGAGATAATGTAATTTTATTTGGCGGGATACAAGAATTTGCAAAATTTATAGATGAAATTTAA
- a CDS encoding TrkH family potassium uptake protein: protein MKEVISDRKTIRILSIGYIAIALIGAFLLTLNFAHKNHISFLDALFTSTSAISMTGLIVKNTATDFTFYGQMIILALIQIGGFGYIGIGLFIFIIVRKKIGFEGKNLLKESLIYPNMDGVLRFLKKIVIFVVLIEFIGAILLFFKFILIYDFKHALWHSIFHAISAFNNAGFSTFETGLVDFKTDLYVNLIITSLIITGGIGYFVILELYFFQKKRLANLSLHSKLVLSGTAILIIFATLLIFIFEYHNTKSIGTLSFFDKILTSYFTAVNYRTAGFNTIDLGALKDASLFFGSLFMIIGGAPGGTAGGIKITTIIVLFVYTYWIIKGGRIRVFSQEIPQETINKAFTITVSSIFYILVCVTLLSFFEDKIQFLPLLFETSSAFATVGVSIGNGGTLSLSALFSTNSKILIIILMMSGRIGIYAFFLLIFRQEKEKFIKYPQGKVYL from the coding sequence TTGAAAGAAGTAATTTCAGATAGAAAAACTATAAGAATATTGTCTATTGGCTATATCGCAATAGCTCTAATAGGTGCTTTTTTGCTAACATTAAATTTTGCACACAAAAACCATATATCATTTTTAGATGCACTTTTTACAAGCACTTCAGCTATAAGTATGACTGGGCTTATAGTTAAAAATACTGCAACGGATTTTACTTTCTATGGGCAAATGATAATTCTTGCCTTGATTCAAATAGGCGGTTTTGGGTACATAGGAATTGGGCTTTTTATATTTATAATAGTAAGAAAAAAAATCGGTTTTGAAGGTAAGAATTTATTAAAAGAGTCTTTGATATATCCGAATATGGATGGGGTGTTAAGATTTTTAAAAAAGATAGTAATCTTTGTAGTTTTGATAGAATTTATTGGTGCTATTTTGCTATTTTTTAAATTTATACTTATTTATGATTTTAAGCACGCTTTGTGGCACTCTATATTTCATGCAATATCGGCATTTAATAATGCTGGATTTAGCACGTTTGAAACAGGGCTTGTTGATTTTAAAACCGATCTTTATGTAAATTTAATCATAACATCTCTTATAATAACAGGTGGAATTGGTTATTTTGTTATATTGGAGCTGTATTTTTTTCAAAAAAAGAGATTAGCAAATTTAAGCTTACATTCAAAACTTGTTCTTAGCGGAACTGCTATACTGATAATATTTGCAACACTTTTGATATTTATTTTCGAATACCACAATACAAAAAGCATAGGCACTCTTTCTTTTTTTGATAAAATTTTAACATCTTATTTTACTGCCGTAAATTATAGAACTGCCGGTTTTAACACCATTGACTTAGGTGCATTAAAAGATGCTAGTTTGTTTTTTGGATCTCTTTTTATGATAATAGGCGGTGCTCCTGGCGGAACAGCTGGTGGTATTAAGATAACTACTATCATAGTGTTATTTGTTTATACATATTGGATTATTAAAGGCGGAAGGATAAGAGTTTTTAGTCAAGAAATACCGCAAGAAACTATAAATAAAGCATTTACCATCACTGTTTCTTCGATATTTTATATATTAGTTTGCGTTACGCTTTTGTCTTTTTTTGAAGATAAAATACAATTTTTGCCACTACTTTTTGAAACCTCATCAGCTTTTGCAACAGTTGGGGTTTCCATAGGGAATGGCGGAACATTATCACTTAGTGCTCTGTTTTCTACAAATAGTAAAATCTTAATTATAATACTTATGATGAGTGGTAGAATAGGAATATATGCATTTTTCTTGTTAATTTTTAGACAAGAAAAAGAAAAATTTATAAAATATCCACAAGGAAAGGTGTATTTATGA
- a CDS encoding transglycosylase SLT domain-containing protein produces the protein MTFFLSNLKAYTNDDIMKAIADVSYKNRIEPEILYTIVKIESNFDPFVISFITTQKEAKLFKTYETSLAPIKIGKYSLNRSMWIVNIFPKSENIAKIMIKNLLKLDYSIDVGLGQINSTNFTINEIDKILNPTYNLSKSAKVLRGCFNGKKQNIKHTIECYNYGMRKRNSYPYFQKFIKNYRQDFLKK, from the coding sequence TTGACATTTTTTTTATCAAATTTAAAAGCATATACAAATGATGATATAATGAAAGCCATAGCCGATGTATCCTATAAAAACAGAATAGAACCTGAAATTTTATACACCATAGTAAAAATAGAAAGTAACTTTGATCCATTTGTAATATCATTTATCACAACACAAAAAGAAGCTAAATTATTCAAAACATATGAAACTTCTTTAGCACCAATAAAAATAGGGAAATATAGTTTAAACAGATCAATGTGGATTGTAAATATATTTCCAAAAAGCGAAAATATAGCAAAGATTATGATAAAAAATCTACTAAAACTAGATTATAGTATAGATGTGGGCTTAGGTCAAATAAACTCGACAAATTTCACTATAAATGAAATAGATAAAATTCTAAATCCAACTTATAATCTTTCAAAATCAGCTAAAGTTTTAAGAGGGTGCTTTAATGGCAAAAAACAAAACATAAAACATACCATAGAATGCTATAATTATGGTATGAGAAAACGCAACTCTTATCCATATTTTCAAAAATTTATAAAAAATTATAGACAAGATTTTTTAAAAAAGTAG
- a CDS encoding MFS transporter, translated as MLKNVIPLGFIVASRFFTLFIILPVISLYALELSGSNEFFVGLLVGIYAIMQMIFQVPFGLMSDKIGRKKTMVIGLVIFTIGSLICAMASDIYTMLLGRCLQGVAAIGAVATAMISDFTTEEQRSKAMAIMGGMIGISFTISMPLSPILGHKFGLSSLFYISVFIGILSVILLYTTVEKEPKIQNQTKHKIDLKKILLDKDLTIMNFTNFMQKMLISIAFISIPIVLVKSLGYEEANLWKIFSTGAIFGFFAMGLAGFLGDGKGKSKQILIVGVLLFILSYTIFAISQTKNLFIFGVMIFFIGFNIHEPIMQSCASKFAKANEKGAVLGVFNSSGFFGSFVGGVVGGAFLQNYSLHHLAICVLVISIIWLFLLYKLTNPSKFKNIYLDSLENINLSSVENLNGIIEIYKKNLNFVIKYNSSIITEKEIYEKIRA; from the coding sequence ATGCTTAAAAATGTAATTCCATTAGGTTTTATCGTAGCTTCAAGATTTTTTACACTATTTATAATTTTGCCAGTTATTAGTTTATACGCACTTGAACTTAGCGGTTCAAATGAGTTTTTTGTTGGTCTTTTGGTTGGCATATATGCCATTATGCAGATGATTTTCCAAGTTCCTTTTGGCTTAATGAGTGATAAAATAGGTCGCAAAAAAACTATGGTAATAGGTTTAGTTATTTTTACGATAGGCTCACTTATATGTGCTATGGCAAGTGATATCTACACTATGCTTTTAGGAAGGTGCTTACAAGGTGTTGCTGCTATTGGGGCTGTTGCAACTGCAATGATTAGCGATTTTACCACTGAAGAGCAAAGAAGCAAAGCTATGGCTATAATGGGCGGTATGATAGGAATTAGCTTTACTATATCAATGCCTTTAAGTCCGATTTTAGGGCATAAATTTGGACTTTCAAGTCTTTTTTATATAAGTGTTTTTATAGGTATTTTAAGCGTAATTTTATTATATACAACCGTAGAAAAAGAACCGAAAATACAAAATCAAACAAAACATAAAATTGATTTAAAAAAGATATTGTTAGATAAAGATTTGACAATTATGAACTTTACAAATTTTATGCAAAAAATGCTTATTAGTATCGCTTTTATATCAATTCCCATAGTATTAGTAAAATCTCTTGGATACGAAGAAGCAAATTTGTGGAAAATTTTCTCAACTGGTGCAATTTTTGGCTTTTTTGCTATGGGTTTAGCTGGTTTTTTAGGAGACGGTAAAGGCAAATCAAAGCAAATTCTTATAGTAGGAGTTTTGCTTTTTATACTATCTTACACTATATTTGCGATAAGCCAAACAAAAAATTTATTTATTTTTGGCGTTATGATATTTTTTATAGGATTTAATATACACGAGCCGATAATGCAAAGTTGTGCCAGTAAATTTGCCAAAGCAAATGAAAAGGGTGCTGTTTTGGGCGTGTTTAATTCTAGCGGTTTTTTTGGAAGCTTTGTTGGAGGGGTTGTTGGTGGAGCATTTTTACAAAACTACTCTTTGCACCACCTTGCAATTTGTGTTCTTGTTATATCTATAATTTGGCTTTTTTTACTTTATAAGCTCACAAATCCATCAAAATTTAAAAATATTTATTTAGATAGTTTAGAAAATATAAATTTATCTAGCGTAGAAAATTTAAACGGGATTATAGAAATTTACAAAAAAAATTTAAATTTTGTCATAAAATACAACTCGTCAATCATAACCGAAAAAGAAATTTATGAGAAAATAAGAGCTTAA
- the ribD gene encoding bifunctional diaminohydroxyphosphoribosylaminopyrimidine deaminase/5-amino-6-(5-phosphoribosylamino)uracil reductase RibD: MNDEFYMDLAINEAWKYQILTYPNPAVGCVICDKFGKILSIQAHKEAGFAHAELNAVISALKCLNKDLNFPSDVKKAYEYAILNHNNLLEGASAYVTLEPCAHYGKTPPCANLLKELKFKKVVIGSNDDTKEASGGEEILKKANINVIKGVLKQRCDELLAPFLAWKNGNFSFFKLAASLNGVISGGIITSDSSRKMVHALRDKISLLAIGGNTVRIDRPLLDARLVDGKAPDIFIYSKQDNFDKNIPLFNVKNRKVIIGQDINFIKNYNICMIEGGENFLKNLPDFVEYILIFFSMNCIDEINFSLNLKLKPLYFGKIDEERYGWFKRI; the protein is encoded by the coding sequence ATGAATGATGAATTTTATATGGATTTAGCTATAAATGAAGCTTGGAAATATCAAATTTTAACATATCCAAATCCGGCCGTTGGTTGTGTTATATGTGATAAATTTGGCAAAATTTTAAGCATACAAGCTCACAAAGAAGCCGGATTTGCACATGCTGAGTTAAATGCTGTGATATCTGCTCTTAAGTGTTTAAATAAAGATTTAAATTTCCCATCTGATGTAAAAAAGGCTTATGAGTATGCCATTTTAAATCATAACAATTTGCTTGAAGGAGCTAGTGCTTATGTAACACTTGAGCCTTGTGCTCATTACGGAAAAACCCCTCCTTGTGCAAATTTACTAAAAGAACTTAAATTTAAAAAAGTTGTAATTGGATCAAATGATGATACAAAAGAAGCAAGTGGTGGTGAAGAGATTTTAAAAAAAGCAAATATAAATGTTATAAAAGGAGTATTAAAACAAAGATGTGATGAGCTTTTAGCACCATTTTTGGCTTGGAAAAATGGAAATTTTAGTTTTTTTAAGCTCGCAGCGTCTTTAAATGGCGTTATAAGTGGAGGCATTATCACCTCAGATAGTTCAAGAAAAATGGTACATGCTTTAAGAGATAAAATTTCTCTTTTAGCAATCGGCGGCAATACAGTTAGGATAGATAGACCGCTTCTTGATGCTAGGCTTGTTGATGGTAAAGCACCTGATATTTTTATATACTCAAAACAAGATAATTTTGATAAAAATATCCCACTTTTTAATGTAAAAAATAGAAAAGTTATCATAGGACAAGATATAAATTTCATAAAAAACTATAATATCTGCATGATAGAAGGCGGAGAAAATTTTCTTAAAAATTTACCAGATTTTGTGGAATACATTTTGATATTTTTTTCTATGAATTGTATTGATGAAATAAATTTTTCTTTAAATTTGAAACTAAAACCGCTTTATTTTGGCAAAATAGATGAAGAGCGATATGGATGGTTTAAAAGGATTTAA
- a CDS encoding inorganic phosphate transporter: protein MGQGISKLDLVFGGLLIGFSVYFVYWGFDFIGNGSKAVFLLSAIFGMFMAFNIGGNDVANSFGTSVGAKTLSLKQALCVAAIFEVSGAVLAGSEVTETIKSGIVNLDAFLITPMDFVYIMMSALVSAGIWLFIATKKGMPVSTTHAIIGGIVGSSLSLGYIMDNPDISTISLVKWSEIGSIALSWITSPLLGGVVSYIVYSLIKKYILNYNDIAQAKLERLKSRKKELKKAFKLKFETLNEDEKIKVNQTMISDFDIMSEISYDANDLESEYYKELHKISQEQKDLKTHNALEYGVPIIAAIGAFMISAMMLFKGLNNLHLGLSMLENFLTICMISAVVWMSIFILAKTLRSKDLSKSTFLLFSWLQVFTAAGFAFSHGSNDIANAVGPFAAIIDTLSSGNINSMVGVGMPIMVTFGIALIAGLWFIGREVIATVGTNLTKIHPASGFSAEISAASVVMMASVLGIPVSSTHILIGAVLGIGLVNKQANWKLVRPIFLAWIITIPASCIMSGGFFVLFKSIF, encoded by the coding sequence ATGGGGCAAGGAATTTCAAAACTTGATTTAGTTTTTGGTGGATTACTCATAGGCTTTAGTGTTTATTTCGTATATTGGGGATTTGATTTTATAGGAAATGGCTCTAAGGCGGTATTTTTACTTTCTGCTATTTTTGGTATGTTTATGGCATTTAATATCGGCGGAAATGATGTTGCAAATTCTTTTGGAACTAGCGTTGGAGCAAAAACTCTTAGTTTAAAACAAGCTTTGTGCGTGGCTGCAATATTTGAAGTAAGTGGAGCTGTGTTAGCTGGATCTGAAGTTACTGAGACTATAAAAAGCGGTATTGTAAATTTAGACGCTTTTTTAATCACTCCTATGGATTTTGTATATATAATGATGAGTGCACTTGTTTCTGCTGGAATTTGGCTTTTTATAGCAACAAAAAAAGGAATGCCAGTTTCTACAACTCATGCAATAATAGGCGGTATAGTCGGATCAAGTTTGAGTCTTGGTTATATTATGGATAATCCAGATATTTCTACTATTTCTTTGGTAAAATGGTCTGAAATTGGCTCTATTGCACTATCTTGGATAACCTCTCCGCTTCTTGGTGGCGTGGTATCGTATATAGTTTATTCGCTCATAAAAAAGTATATTTTAAACTACAACGATATAGCACAGGCAAAATTAGAAAGATTAAAATCTAGAAAAAAAGAGCTTAAAAAAGCTTTTAAGCTTAAATTTGAAACACTTAATGAAGATGAAAAGATAAAAGTAAATCAAACTATGATAAGTGATTTTGACATTATGAGTGAAATTTCTTATGATGCAAATGATTTAGAATCAGAATACTATAAAGAACTTCATAAAATTTCTCAAGAACAAAAAGATCTTAAAACTCATAATGCTCTTGAGTATGGCGTTCCTATCATAGCAGCTATTGGTGCTTTTATGATAAGTGCTATGATGTTATTTAAAGGGCTTAATAATCTCCATCTTGGACTTAGTATGTTAGAAAATTTTCTTACTATATGTATGATAAGTGCTGTTGTTTGGATGTCTATTTTTATACTTGCTAAAACATTAAGAAGTAAGGATTTGTCAAAATCCACATTTTTGCTTTTTAGCTGGTTGCAAGTTTTTACAGCTGCTGGTTTTGCTTTTTCGCATGGTTCAAATGATATAGCAAACGCTGTTGGTCCTTTTGCTGCTATAATCGATACTTTAAGTAGCGGCAATATAAACTCAATGGTTGGTGTTGGGATGCCTATAATGGTTACATTTGGTATTGCACTTATAGCTGGACTTTGGTTTATAGGAAGAGAAGTTATAGCAACGGTTGGAACAAATTTAACAAAAATACATCCAGCATCTGGATTTAGTGCAGAGATAAGTGCTGCAAGTGTTGTTATGATGGCTTCTGTTCTTGGAATTCCGGTTTCATCTACGCATATTTTGATAGGCGCTGTTCTTGGTATAGGTCTTGTAAACAAACAAGCAAATTGGAAACTTGTTAGACCTATATTTTTAGCTTGGATTATAACTATACCGGCTTCTTGTATAATGAGTGGCGGATTTTTTGTTTTGTTTAAAAGTATATTTTAG
- a CDS encoding thioredoxin domain-containing protein — MKKIFMSIIACMISLSAATNEEILSLYDGVKADGVKVEIESRKTLPDTNGIDLVVVKFTKGDQSQKDIVFTKDSFIYPDILDLKKQISYKNFYSFELLKSSIASVYKQEKSENILKIGNDKNKDTMVVFTDPDCPYCKMEVNALDETLKNYNIEMIFTSIHGDLAIEKAALILQKSKGKSDKEKIEIAKKYYAQDAKVDGKVDGKVFDSIKTGAKKYFDAGLTSVPTKILKSEMK; from the coding sequence ATGAAAAAAATTTTTATGTCAATCATTGCTTGTATGATCTCGCTTAGTGCTGCTACAAATGAAGAGATATTATCACTTTATGATGGTGTAAAAGCCGATGGCGTTAAAGTTGAAATTGAAAGTAGAAAAACTTTACCAGATACTAATGGCATTGATTTAGTTGTTGTTAAATTTACAAAAGGTGACCAATCTCAAAAAGATATAGTTTTTACTAAAGATAGTTTTATATATCCAGATATTTTAGATCTTAAAAAACAGATATCTTATAAAAACTTTTATAGTTTTGAATTGCTAAAAAGCTCAATAGCTAGTGTTTATAAACAAGAAAAATCTGAGAATATATTAAAAATAGGAAACGATAAAAATAAAGACACCATGGTTGTATTTACTGATCCTGATTGCCCATATTGCAAAATGGAAGTAAATGCTCTTGACGAAACTCTAAAAAATTATAACATAGAGATGATTTTTACTTCGATTCATGGTGATTTAGCTATAGAAAAAGCTGCTCTTATACTTCAAAAATCAAAAGGAAAAAGCGATAAAGAAAAGATAGAAATTGCTAAAAAATACTATGCACAGGATGCTAAAGTAGACGGCAAAGTAGACGGCAAAGTTTTTGATAGTATAAAAACTGGTGCTAAAAAATACTTTGATGCAGGCTTGACAAGCGTCCCAACTAAAATTTTAAAAAGCGAAATGAAATAA
- a CDS encoding lysophospholipid acyltransferase family protein has protein sequence MINLEHIIKNHYPEIFEKYPLFVTKFFLYILKKLFKEKEINSFLNTHEQDDTKDFVDNVLKYFDFSYYCKFKENIPKKGRVVFVANHPLGSLDASLIYSVRKNIKILANELLYELKPLREVLFPVDNLGQKSSSNTAKKVISALNNEEAIIIFPAGEVSRLKGLTPKDGVWKSGFLHFCKITSSPIVPILIEAKNSSLFYAISTINKPLSSLMLVREMFIKKGGSLTIKVGETIPYKNIESDKINLKNSAKLVKKHLYRIGTNKPKIFETQQNIPDEQNVTDIKKELQSAIILGKTGDGKIIYLTSLQKDSILLKELGRLREITFRKVGEGTGKSYDVDEYDLYYKHIILWDENENLIVGAYRIGESDNIKKIKKSYYCESLFKFSNDAKFLFTDTIELGRSFVRPKYWGTYALDYLWFGIGAYISKYKNIKYMFGPVSISNNYSKDAKDMLVYFYSRYFAASKNIVIPKNRYMLSQNKIKHLDTIFNANDYKENFKILKQNLATLGFSIPTLYKQYSELCENGGVKFLDFGVDPDFNNSLDGFLVVEISKIKDTKRQKYIDNFLT, from the coding sequence ATGATAAATTTAGAACATATTATAAAAAACCATTATCCTGAAATTTTTGAAAAATATCCGCTATTTGTTACAAAATTTTTTCTTTATATACTCAAAAAACTTTTTAAAGAAAAAGAGATAAATAGTTTTTTAAATACACACGAACAAGATGACACCAAAGACTTTGTGGATAATGTATTAAAATATTTTGATTTTTCATATTATTGTAAATTTAAAGAAAACATACCAAAAAAAGGAAGAGTTGTATTTGTAGCAAACCATCCACTTGGTTCGCTTGATGCCTCTTTAATTTATAGCGTTAGAAAAAACATTAAAATACTAGCAAATGAACTGCTTTACGAATTAAAACCGCTTAGAGAAGTATTATTTCCTGTTGATAATTTAGGGCAAAAAAGTTCGTCAAATACTGCAAAAAAAGTTATTTCCGCACTTAATAATGAAGAAGCTATTATAATATTTCCAGCAGGAGAAGTTTCAAGATTAAAAGGATTAACTCCAAAAGATGGGGTTTGGAAAAGCGGATTTTTACATTTTTGCAAAATTACATCTTCACCGATAGTGCCTATTTTGATAGAAGCCAAAAACTCATCTCTTTTTTACGCCATTTCAACTATAAATAAACCATTATCATCATTAATGTTAGTTAGAGAAATGTTTATAAAAAAAGGTGGATCATTAACTATAAAAGTTGGAGAAACCATACCTTATAAAAATATCGAATCTGATAAGATAAATTTAAAAAATAGTGCAAAGCTAGTTAAAAAACATCTTTACAGAATAGGAACAAATAAGCCTAAAATTTTTGAAACACAGCAAAATATACCAGATGAACAAAATGTTACGGATATAAAAAAAGAGTTACAAAGTGCTATAATCTTGGGAAAAACTGGTGATGGAAAAATAATATATCTAACCAGTTTGCAAAAAGATAGCATTCTTTTAAAAGAGCTTGGAAGACTAAGAGAGATAACTTTTAGAAAAGTTGGCGAGGGAACAGGAAAGAGTTATGATGTAGATGAATATGATTTGTATTATAAACACATAATATTGTGGGACGAAAATGAAAATTTGATAGTTGGAGCTTATAGAATAGGAGAAAGTGATAACATAAAAAAAATTAAAAAAAGTTATTATTGCGAAAGTCTTTTTAAATTTAGTAATGATGCAAAATTTCTTTTTACAGATACGATAGAGCTTGGAAGAAGCTTTGTTAGGCCAAAATATTGGGGTACTTATGCACTTGATTATTTGTGGTTTGGCATAGGTGCATATATCTCAAAATATAAAAATATAAAATACATGTTTGGACCTGTTAGTATAAGCAATAACTACTCAAAAGACGCAAAAGATATGCTTGTTTATTTTTATAGTAGGTATTTTGCTGCAAGCAAAAATATAGTTATACCAAAAAACAGATATATGCTTAGTCAAAACAAAATAAAACATTTAGATACGATTTTTAATGCAAATGACTATAAAGAGAATTTTAAAATTTTAAAACAAAATTTAGCTACGCTTGGATTTAGCATTCCAACACTTTATAAACAGTATAGCGAACTTTGCGAAAATGGCGGAGTTAAATTTTTAGATTTTGGCGTTGATCCTGATTTCAATAACTCGCTAGATGGTTTTTTGGTAGTTGAAATTTCAAAGATAAAAGATACAAAAAGACAAAAATATATAGATAATTTCTTAACATAG
- a CDS encoding YqaE/Pmp3 family membrane protein, translated as MRLILAIFLPWLQFFTIGRPFAGIICLILQITLIGWLPAAIWSVYALSQYKSDKKIEQALKNRQ; from the coding sequence ATGAGATTAATTTTAGCTATATTTTTGCCTTGGTTACAATTTTTTACTATTGGACGCCCATTTGCTGGGATAATATGCTTAATTTTACAAATAACATTAATAGGTTGGCTACCAGCTGCTATATGGTCTGTTTATGCATTAAGCCAATACAAATCAGATAAAAAAATAGAACAGGCACTAAAAAATCGTCAATAA
- a CDS encoding M99 family metallo-carboxypeptidase C-terminal domain-containing protein, translating to MQKNDVKFSSNLNSLNLKKENYSYKIYNKNKVLTTLNPEYFEYSDILDGIYINVDENINSFVNFGTKIKAKSIKIEHINGVRVNVIGYNSGKNDESGIFIRKKDLDKKFSIDKAGNIYRVEFYELCKNSKDKFIGMILVEFE from the coding sequence ATGCAAAAAAATGATGTTAAATTTAGTTCAAATTTAAATAGTTTAAATTTAAAAAAAGAAAATTATTCATATAAAATTTATAATAAAAACAAAGTTTTAACAACGCTAAATCCAGAATATTTTGAGTATAGTGATATTTTAGATGGAATTTATATAAATGTGGATGAAAATATTAACTCATTTGTAAATTTTGGCACAAAAATAAAAGCTAAAAGCATAAAGATAGAACATATAAACGGTGTTAGAGTAAATGTAATAGGATATAATTCTGGTAAAAATGATGAGAGCGGTATTTTTATTAGAAAAAAAGATTTAGATAAGAAATTTTCTATAGATAAAGCAGGAAATATTTATAGAGTAGAGTTTTATGAGCTTTGTAAAAATTCCAAAGATAAATTTATAGGTATGATTTTGGTTGAGTTTGAATGA
- the tsaD gene encoding tRNA (adenosine(37)-N6)-threonylcarbamoyltransferase complex transferase subunit TsaD has product MNELILAIESSCDDSSLALMDIKTYELQYYSKISQEIQHAKYGGVVPELAARLHTKALPDMLEKITPFFSDIKAVAVTNEPGLSVSLASGVAMAKSIALSLNLPLIAINHLIGHIYSLFLDTKEEFPMGVLLVSGGHTMILYIDENSNIDILAKTSDDSFGESFDKVAKMMGFGYPGGVIIENLAKNGDDKSYSFTVPLLHDKRLQYSFSGLKNQVRLVVENLNNPTLKDYENIAASFQKTACMHICDKLEKIFSIYKFKKFGVVGGASANILLRSNIEKICSKYNSNLYLAPLKFCSDNAAMIARAAVIKYKNNNFTDINNIQINPKSKNFCIN; this is encoded by the coding sequence ATGAATGAGCTTATACTTGCTATAGAAAGCAGTTGTGATGATAGTTCGCTTGCCTTGATGGATATAAAAACTTATGAGTTACAGTATTATTCTAAAATCTCTCAAGAAATACAGCACGCAAAATATGGTGGCGTTGTGCCAGAGCTTGCAGCAAGGCTTCATACAAAAGCACTTCCTGATATGCTAGAAAAAATAACTCCATTTTTTAGCGATATAAAAGCCGTAGCTGTTACAAATGAACCTGGACTTAGCGTGAGTTTAGCAAGTGGCGTTGCTATGGCAAAGAGCATTGCTTTATCTCTAAATTTGCCATTAATTGCTATAAATCATCTCATAGGTCATATTTATTCGCTTTTTTTAGATACAAAAGAAGAATTTCCAATGGGCGTTCTTTTGGTAAGTGGCGGACATACGATGATTTTATACATTGATGAGAATTCAAATATAGATATTTTAGCAAAAACAAGCGATGATAGTTTTGGCGAAAGTTTTGATAAAGTTGCAAAAATGATGGGATTTGGCTATCCAGGTGGTGTTATCATAGAAAATTTGGCAAAAAATGGAGATGATAAAAGTTATAGTTTTACAGTTCCTTTGCTTCATGATAAAAGGCTACAATACAGCTTTTCTGGGCTTAAAAATCAAGTTAGATTAGTGGTTGAAAATCTAAATAATCCTACTTTAAAAGATTATGAAAATATAGCTGCATCGTTTCAAAAAACAGCGTGCATGCATATATGCGATAAGCTTGAAAAAATTTTTAGTATTTATAAATTTAAGAAATTTGGCGTAGTTGGTGGAGCAAGTGCAAATATACTTTTACGCTCAAATATAGAAAAAATTTGCTCTAAATATAACTCAAATTTATATCTAGCTCCGCTTAAATTTTGTTCTGATAATGCCGCAATGATAGCAAGAGCAGCTGTTATAAAATATAAAAATAATAACTTTACAGATATCAATAATATACAAATAAATCCAAAAAGCAAAAATTTCTGTATAAACTAA